The Diadema setosum chromosome 12, eeDiaSeto1, whole genome shotgun sequence genome has a segment encoding these proteins:
- the LOC140235679 gene encoding low-density lipoprotein receptor-like codes for MIGLDMEIPVHLVFIAAMLLSLSAGSEAQGECDMDEFRCLDTSAGGSAAVSCIPGRWRCDGQNDCIDGSDEMGCESVICSASHFSCGQGMQCIPKNWVCDRDSDCPNSADEQDCEEQTCSLNYFQCSSGERRCIPTRWTCDGDRDCSDGSDESEELCETPGSVSCLATEFQCSNGECIHKSWKCDGDVDCSEGSDESEELCGIPESVSCLDTEFQCSNGECIHKSWKCDGDVDCSDGSDELALICQTSTSRPTDECSMNEYRCTSGTCISATKVCDGAQDCGDASDEAECPTPSDCDDHTQFACLNGDCIPTAQVCDGVANCPNSEDELVESVCDVNECDVNNGECEHVCVDRPYGHTCNCREGYSLVNGSRCVDVDECNDFPAGICSQICQNRVGSYDCQCNKDYVLQQMDRRGHCKSKPEFGRPQLMLATRQDIRIFDASDFNIDFITEFYLQAKVVDYDVSPKSLFWGGTDGIYQLEFVPDKMPSPRLVTSNVRMDVEGLAVDWVNDLLYWTDVGLHEISVCNYEGSKKTTLFRTDLMDNPRAIAVDPESGLIFWTDWGEHPRIERAGTNGDGRRIIVSRDISWPNGLVIDHPLEQLYWVDAYTRSINMANFEGGKRRVILSGEDRVSHPFDITVFEDFIYWTDWSTNSVKRADKFTGSNQTAVITEINGPMGLAILHPLRQPDNNDAAPCSHDNAMCSHLCVAAPKVDGVASYSCLCRENVTLSADGHTCEGDTAHKGFTPNY; via the coding sequence ATGATAGGGTTGGACATGGAGATACCCGTTCATCTCGTTTTCATCGCAGCAATGCTTTTGAGTCTCTCAGCCGGCAGCGAAGCCCAGGGAGAGTGCGACATGGATGAATTTCGATGTCTTGACACTTCTGCAGGGGGCTCCGCTGCTGTCAGCTGCATCCCAGGTAGATGGCGGTGTGACGGCCAAAACGACTGCATTGATGGGTCTGACGAAATGGGATGTGAATCAGTCATTTGTTCGGCCTCACACTTCAGCTGCGGTCAAGGAATGCAGTGTATCCCAAAAAACTGGGTCTGTGACAGAGACAGTGACTGTCCAAATTCCGCAGATGAGCAAGACTGTGAAGAACAGACTTGTAGTCTGAATTACTTCCAGTGCAGCAGCGGGGAACGGCGCTGCATCCCGACTCGATGGACATGCGACGGAGACCGCGACTGCTCAGACGGATCTGACGAGAGTGAGGAGCTCTGTGAAACTCCTGGAAGTGTGTCTTGCTTAGCCACCGAGTTCCAGTGCTCGAATGGAGAATGCATACACAAATCGTGGAAGTGCGATGGGGATGTCGATTGCTCTGAAGGATCTGACGAGAGTGAAGAACTCTGCGGAATTCCTGAAAGTGTGTCTTGCTTAGACACCGAGTTCCAGTGCTCGAATGGAGAATGCATACACAAATCGTGGAAGTGCGATGGGGATGTCGATTGCTCTGACGGTTCCGACGAGTTAGCGTTGATTTGCCAAACCTCTACCTCTAGGCCTACTGATGAGTGTTCTATGAACGAATACAGGTGCACGAGTGGAACTTGTATATCTGCTACGAAGGTGTGCGATGGCGCTCAGGATTGCGGCGACGCCAGTGACGAGGCAGAATGTCCAACCCCATCTGATTGTGACGACCACACCCAGTTTGCATGTCTCAACGGTGACTGCATTCCCACGGCTCAAGTTTGCGATGGTGTAGCAAACTGCCCGAACAGCGAAGACGAGCTTGTCGAGAGCGTGTGTGATGTAAATGAGTGTGACGTCAACAATGGCGAGTGCGAGCACGTGTGCGTCGATCGTCCGTATGGACATACCTGTAACTGTCGAGAAGGATATTCGTTGGTAAACGGGAGCCGTTGTGTGGATGTCGACGAGTGTAATGATTTCCCTGCCGGCATCTGCAgccaaatctgtcaaaatcgGGTGGGATCCTACGATTGCCAATGCAACAAAGACTACGTCTTACAACAAATGGATCGCCGTGGTCACTGTAAGTCTAAACCAGAGTTTGGTAGGCCCCAGCTCATGTTGGCCACCCGCCAAGACATTCGTATCTTTGATGCATCGGATTTCAACATCGATTTCATTACAGAATTTTATCTGCAAGCTAAGGTCGTGGATTACGATGTCTCACCAAAGAGTCTCTTCTGGGGAGGTACAGATGGTATATACCAGCTAGAATTTGTTCCCGATAAGATGCCCTCACCACGTTTGGTAACATCGAATGTCAGAATGGATGTAGAAGGATTAGCAGTAGACTGGGTCAATGACCTCCTCTACTGGACAGATGTAGGACTTCATGAAATTTCCGTTTGTAACTACGAGGGGTCAAAGAAGACCACGTTGTTCAGGACGGATTTGATGGACAATCCTCGAGCCATTGCAGTCGACCCCGAATCAGGGCTGATTTTCTGGACTGACTGGGGGGAACATCCAAGAATTGAGCGCGCGGGTACGAATGGTGACGGCCGGCGCATTATTGTCTCGAGGGACATCAGCTGGCCAAATGGTCTTGTTATTGACCATCCCCTAGAGCAGCTATACTGGGTTGACGCCTACACGAGAAGTATCAACATGGCAAATTTCGAAGGTGGCAAGCGACGTGTCATCCTCAGTGGAGAGGATCGAGTCAGTCATCCGTTCGACATAACAGTGTTTGAGGATTTCATCTACTGGACAGACTGGTCTACAAACAGTGTGAAGCGTGCAGACAAGTTCACCGGCTCGAACCAGACCGCAGTCATCACTGAAATCAACGGCCCCATGGGCCTCGCAATCCTCCACCCGCTCCGTCAACCCGACAACAATGATGCGGCTCCCTGTTCCCATGACAACGCGATGTGCTCCCATCTGTGCGTGGCGGCTCCGAAGGTGGACGGTGTGGCGTCGTATTCCTGTCTGTGCCGGGAGAACGTGACTCTCAGTGCGGATGGTCACACCTGCGAAGGGGACACTGCTCATAAAGGCTTTACTCCCAATTATTAG
- the LOC140235910 gene encoding tetratricopeptide repeat protein 17-like, with amino-acid sequence MAASLRVGQLLVVFWLAFSSCQATTHWVVTEDGMITQQLDSVFNMKEPYNLIAILNQEKRSKEVSNLEEDLRVQKADIEANEDKDTDLEQRFLETDEDCVAAGRPLSEFELYISTALSLEQKGINPMDYLKTKNGEVKKFRQPNCSRAYELPFSIFAYDHIKSIQERHNISSFPEPELMYLLPTIGSLENGGHMIYKAMTKNKTSWVLFNLAAYYWRVKGHPEQVIECSRRALHFSPPIHKNVALMNIANVLHRGHLSNDAAILAQAALEVEDDIDIVYFTLGNIYAAIGEYNRSSECFGHTARINPALGAAEKRQHAVKCHQKLEGALEAQHSSLQRTLAELKDYQTKQEYFLELQKKMWSQQRKAEEQFEANLSYQKHRFLQEMGENPKCEVSHLGSGTQFLMCRRDGIPESDIYGLPIDEEKEIEVVDESLLQDNCVVFPNGEKNCLNLSLEGTQEEMEYARPVDPVSVTPLSGRMDQPNNDACSKWTSSNTSWKEYTQQLLPLSNRASLEVLKTNIDFSGSVMDLEVPTCSSMFPLLEGATQVDFVEAITKKAALPTSDPPQSLRQMFEEFLAQHKMSEEEFGFRVAIGVAARQEIKDRWLVFNGASIYWRLHGDNFNAIECLRRALFHAPADQIDLPLTNMALILYDLDLPEDATQILRMGLPISNLKPPARFLLACGYAWVGKYRQALQEVSLAHTLDKELLGAKDVLDIVECFLKETGGQDRYKVPEDGMTPEAKTAHRKMEFERHTVFIQDGRQVTREEAQQALLERGPLHDLTFTTVTTEKSAPAVKKGSEVLPACVQGPPLDGPAQTGTADGTTGNPGVQRNPASNGDTFKSCKAGSVPSTAFGPQIPAVPAPDVDVHKLLSQTQLVWPTVEECGTFRRLNLKAFYSTWVSVSAKDLRLEEYMDFTTTLTREELEIQPYCKPDEPISMHTLDHIPAMAQRRDLNYEAEQGLKEVMQTIHGGHMSVDEVGARVAIALKKDPESWVATNMAALYWRIEGKSENALDCLRHALHYAPSSMKDLALVSIANIFHRVGMHDDAVTVARMAIDISPQLVINHFTLANIYSSKGQWDLALEFYQSTLNLQPDFQPAVERLRTIQCNVLQLTGGGSQSP; translated from the exons ATGGCTGCCTCCCTTCGTGTTGGACAGCTATTGGTTGTCTTTTGGTTAGCGTTTTCTTCATGTCAAGCGACTACACACTGGGTTGTAACTGAAGATGGCATGATTACACAGCAG tTGGACTCTGTGTTCAACATGAAGGAGCCGTACAACCTCATCGCAATCCTAAACCAAGAGAAGCGCTCCAAGGAGGTCAGCAACCTCGAGGAGGACCTCCGCGTCCAGAAGGCCGACATCGAAGCCAACGAGGACAAGGATACCGACCTCGAGCAGCGCTTCCTAGAGACCGACGAGGACTGCGTGGCAGCCGGACGGCCGCTGTCTGAGTTTGAGTTGTACATCAGTACTGCCCTATCCCTGGAACAGAAAGGGATCAA TCCCATGGACtatttgaaaacaaagaatgGGGAGGTAAAGAAATTTCGCCAGCCAAACTGTTCCCGAGCGTATGAATTACCCTTCAGCATATTTGCGTATGACCACATTAAG TCTATTCAAGAGCGGCACAATATCAGCAGCTTTCCCGAACCTGAGCTCATGTACCTACTGCCTACTATTGGGAGCTTGGAGAatggaggtcacatgatctatAAGGCCATGACAAAG AACAAGACCTCTTGGGTTCTCTTCAACCTGGCGGCCTACTACTGGAGGGTCAAGGGTCACCCGGAGCAGGTCATCGAATGCTCAAGGAGGGCGCTTCATTTTTCTCCACC GATCCACAAAAATGTTGCGCTGATGAATATCGCCAATGTCCTTCATCGTGGTCATCTCTCTAACGACGCTGCCATCCTGGCTCAAGCTGCCCTTGAAGTCGAAGACGATATCGACATTGTTTACTTCACCTTGGGCAACATCTATGCT GCCATAGGAGAATACAACCGCTCTAGCGAGTGTTTCGGACACACAGCTAGGATCAACCCTGCCCTGGGTGCTGCTGAGAAGCGACAACATGCAGTCAAGTGTCACCAGAAGCTGGAGGGTGCCCTCGAGGCTCAACATTC GTCCCTGCAGCGGACCCTGGCGGAGCTGAAGGACTACCAGACCAAGCAGGAGTATTTCCTTGAGCTGCAGAAGAAGATGTGGAGCCAGCAGCGCAAGGCGGAGGAGCAGTTTGAGGCGAACCTCAGCTACCAGAAACACCGCTTCCTTCAGGAGATGG GTGAGAACCCAAAGTGTGAAGTGAGCCACCTGGGATCTGGGACTCAGTTCTTGATGTGCCGACGGGACGGCATTCCGGAGTCCGACATCTACGGCCTGCCGATCGACGAGGAGAAGGAGATCGAAGTGGTGGACGAGTCTTTGCTGCAGGACAACTGTGTCGTATTTCCCAATGGG GAGAAGAACTGTCTGAATCTGAGTTTGGAAGGAACTCAAGAAGAGATGGAATATGCCCGCCCAGTGGACCCTGTCTCTGTCACACCCCTGTCTGGCAGAATGGATCAGCCCAACAATGATGCGTGTAGCAAGTGGACCAGTAGTAACACCAGCTGGAAGGAGTACACACAGCAGCTCCTTCCATTGTCAAATAGGGCAAG TTTGGAAGTTCTGAAGACCAACATTGACTTCTCTGGGTCTGTCATGGACCTGGAGGTACCGACGTGTTCCAGCATGTTTCCGCTGCTAGAGGGCGCCACTCAGGTGGACTTCGTCGAGGCCATCACCAAGAAGGCAGCCCTTCCGACCTCTGACCCCCCTCAGAGTCTCCGCCAG ATGTTTGAGGAATTCCTCGCCCAACACAAGATGTCTGAAGAGGAGTTTGGATTCCGAGTCGCGATTGGCGTCGCAGCGCGTCAG GAAATCAAGGATCGATGGCTGGTCTTTAATGGCGCCAGCATCTACTGGCGTCTCCACGGGGACAACTTCAATGCCATTGAGTGCCTCCGGAGGGCGCTGTTCCATGCCCCAGCAGACCAGATAGACCTGCCACTGACCAACATGGCGTTGATCCTGTATGACTTGGACCTACCCGAGGATGCGACCCAGATCCTGAGGATGGGTCTGCCCATCAGCAATCTGAAG CCCCCAGCCCGTTTCTTACTGGCCTGCGGTTATGCCTGGGTGGGGAAGTATCGGCAGGCTCTGCAGGAGGTCTCCCTTGCTCACACGCTGGACAAGGAACTCCTTGGAGCCAAAGACGTCCTTGATATCGTGGAGTGTTTCCTCAAGGAGACGGGTGGCCAAGATAGA TACAAGGTGCCAGAAGATGGCATGACCCCCGAGGCGAAGACGGCGCATCGCAAGATGGAGTTTGAGCGGCACACGGTATTCATTCAGGACGGCAGACAGGTCACAAGGGAGGAGGCTCAAC AAGCCCTGCTTGAGAGGGGACCTCTTCATGACTTGACATTTACCACCGTCACCACGGAAAAGAGTGCCCCCGCAGTCAAGAAGGGGAGCGAGGTCCTCCCCGCATGTGTCCAGGGTCCCCCTTTGGATGGTCCCGCCCAGACAGGCACTGCAGATGGCACGACTGGTAACCCCGGGGTGCAGCGAAATCCTGCCAGTAATGGG GATACCTTCAAATCTTGCAAGGCTGGCTCCGTTCCATCCACGGCGTTTGGACCTCAGATACCGGCTGTCCCCGCCCCTGATGTGG ATGTCCACAAGCTACTGTCCCAGACCCAGCTGGTGTGGCCTACGGTGGAGGAGTGTGGCACGTTCCGACGGCTGAACCTCAAGGCGTTCTACTCCACCTGGGTCTCAGTGTCTGCCAAGGACTTAAG ACTTGAAGAATACATGGACTTCACAACAACGCTGACACGGGAAGAACTTGAGATTCAGCCGTACTGCAAACCAGATGAGCCCATCAGCATGCACACCTTGGACCACATCCCAGCAATGGCCCAGCGCAGGGACTTAAATTATGAAGCTGAACAGGGTCTCAAGGAG GTGATGCAGACTATTCATGGAGGTCACATGTCGGTGGATGAAGTCGGAGCCCGGGTTGCCATAGCACTGAAAAAG GACCCAGAATCGTGGGTTGCCACCAACATGGCTGCCCTCTACTGGCGAATTGAAGGGAAGTCTGAAAACGCCCTTGACTGCCTCCGCCACGCCCTGCACTATGCGCCATCCTCAATGAAG GATTTGGCTCTGGTGAGCATTGCTAACATCTTTCACCGCGTCGGGATGCACGATGACGCAGTGACGGTGGCTCGGATGGCGATCGATATCTCCCCTCAACTCGTCATCAATCACTTCACCCTTGCCAACATCTACTCCTCCAAG GGTCAGTGGGACCTCGCTCTGGAGTTTTACCAGTCTACGCTCAACTTGCAGCCAGACTTTCAGCCGGCCGTGGAGCGGCTGCGCACCATCCAGTGCAACGTCCTGCAGCTTACTGGTGGTGGGAGCCAGTCGCCATAG